CCACATCACTGATGCATATTTATAGAGACAACAGCAAAGGCTGCTTTTCggtaaaatatgacaaataagATGAAATAAAGATATCCTTTATTGATCCCTAAAGGGGAAACAGTGCACAGGTCATGGTAtaagatatatacatattttagaTGACAGCCATGATCATTTTAGATCTTTTACTTATGCTAATAAATcatttaacaaattaaagcaaGAAACTGTACATTTTCTCTGAgcattgcattaaaaaaattatatatatatatatatatatatatatatatatatatatatatatatatatatatatatatatatatatatatatatatatatatatatatatatatatcaatttcTGGGAAACAAAGCGGCTCATAAAACCCAGAAGGATAGGAATTAATAAATTAGTCCAAGTACATGttatccactttgatctcctgacatgtcagtggatttcctaaggaacagttgtttgaataaatgaaaaattaacatcttattcaaaaataagtcagcaagaatcttgctggaattactatgcAGAAGCTGAGAAAActtcaaggaaacatcaaatcgatcagcagacgcctctgatgaagactggcagtcgtcagtcgaaacatgtcaggagatcacaGTGTATTTCCTCATAGTCAAAGtccattttaatttgaaatgtttatttttctacatgaattcatttttaatgctaCACATGATCCTTTTTCCTGTCTCGAATCTTTGAATGCAGATGATTTATGTACCAGAGTTGTTCATTTCAcacgctttcttttttttggaaggGTGGAAAGTTTTATCCCTACTGGAAATACTAGGTGAAAAAGCCATTGTTTGTTAATGCGTAATACACACCCTTTTTTCACCGCTAATTCCGCAAACAGTTGCTACTGTTGACAGAGAGGGAGAAACAAGTAAAGACAGATAAAGCACAGGCGATGGTGCTAAGTTTGAactaaatgtatatgtatatggtGGTAGAgggtatttttttctattaatgtTAACGGACACTTGCATAATATAAATCCCATCAGCACTGACCACACGGGCCCGTTGAGGACCTGCTGGACTGATCAATGTCAAACACAAATGTGAAACCAACCAAGCATGCCAAACCAAGACACACCCTCACCTCCCTGTTTTGTAAGTTGGCAGAACTCAAGTCACGCACCACCTCTAGCTCAGAAAAACTTGTGACGGATCAAACTTTAAGCAAGTGAATGCAtcagtatttgtttttgttcaagTCCTGCCTGACTTTTAAACCCATTGATAAACACAGCATTCCATGATCTGCTGTGCACAAACACCTGAAAGCCCACACGCTGCAGGACACAGAATATATGGATGCATGCTCTTCTTTACGTAGGGCAGACAGAGGCCATGTAAACAACACACATCCCTATGCAAGCGACAAAAGCCTCCATAGTGTGTGCAGCTGGATATTATTGCTGTTAGTTACTGTGCTACTAAAACCAGCAGGGGACGACTGACCTTGAACTCCAGCTCCTAAAACCTCAACATGCTCCAAAACAGCTGAAAATACATCAACTGTTTGCTCTCCATGCAGGAAATTAAACACAAAAGCACTCAAGCTTGCTCCCTAAACTAATTATTTAAATCACAGGCAGATGTTTTGACACTGGaacttaaaataatttaaaaatatttaagttCTGAGAATTGAGGTGAGGCTAATTGTCAGTTCAGCTGTTACATACCCTACAGGTGATACGCCGCCCCGACATGAATCTCCTGCTTAAGCATACGAGACAGTGGTGACAAGATATTGCTCCAAGAACTCACCTAACTTTGAATCATTTCAGATTATTGTAAATTCTATACGTCGCTCCACTTCATATAGACACATATTAAGACATTAGGAATAATAATATAGTTCATTTTAAGTAGTTGTGCATTAATAGATGACATGTAACTAAAAACAGTAAGAGTTGGGAAGGGAATAAATAGTAATGTGGCACTCAGCGCtatgacataaaaataaactGCAGCCCAGGTCCCTTGAGGTAGTTTAAATCAACAGAGCTGCTGTCTAATAAAAGGGAGGGCATGGACACGAGGAAAAACAAGTGAGGAGGTCAGAAAAAGCTGGAAAAATTTAGCAACGGCACTGACACAGatgaaactaacaaaaaaaggACTTAAGATAGTGGGAGGGTTTATCATTGTGTAGACCAGAGATGAGCAGCATTCATTACTATAATCATTCATGATGAATGACaaatctgagcaataatacaggaaCAAATGAAGGccttatgtattttgttgtagttttgtgtattttttagtgttgcaagagtcattatgtgtttttgttgtcgctttgtgtattcttctgtcattctACGTGCTTTTGTCCTTGGTTGTCCCTTTTTATCTATtgttttatatatgttttttcgaGTTTGACAAGAGCATGTCAGTCGGTTTATATTGAGTAAAACGTAGCTTTTGTAAGAAATGTATGGGACTTAAATGAGCACTGACCTTCTATTAAAATAGGATTAGATAAAGAACAAACAGGTCTGGGAATGCAGGCATTCATTTCTCACCTGTCCTCCTCTCCTTCAGCAGGCTGCGTCCGGAggcctgcagcagcagcagcagcagcagcgaccATCAAAGCGCTGGCTTCCGCTGACATTCCCATCTGAGCCAGAGATCCAGCAGCACCGCTGGCGTTTGCACTACCCACACCAGCTGGCGTGTTGGTCCCCAGTTTGGGCAGACCCAGGAAACCTTGGTGATGGAGCAGGAGCTTCTGGGCGTCCTCAAGGTGGGATGTTTTAAAAGTGGTGCCACCTCCAGCGACACGGGCTAGAGGGGCCCCCGGGGTGAGGATGGGCTGAAGGTCAGCTTGTAGAGCAGTCAAAGGCATGTAAGGGCTCCCTTGTATGGACACAGCAGTGGAAGGTGGATGAATTTGAGTCTGCGATTGACCAGCAATAAAAGTTGAAAGCGCAGATGATGCAAAGTGACCTTGATGGGGAAGCTGGTGGctgatgctgattggctgtggGGCTGACATGGAGATTCCCATTTGAACTTGCGGCATTGGAGGTTGCACTTGTGTCTGGAagggagcagtgggctggataaAATCTGGCTGTCTTGGGATGGACCCTGCATGAAAATGGGGTGCAGGGTGGTGGGGGTCCATAGCGTAGGGTAACTGCTGAGACATTTGAGGCTGCTGACCTTCAGCAACCTGTGCCGTCACCTGTGGTACTCCTGCCTGAACAGCAACAGGAACCACTGGTTTCTGTGTACTAATTCCCCCACCAACTTCCTGGGGGGGCACATAAGTCAGAGGAGTGATTATAGTCCGCCCCTGTGGGGGACTCTGCATTGATTGAGAACTAGGAAAGTCTTGGCTCGGTGTAGGATACGGATGTAGTGTATGCGGTATAGCAGCAAGAATCCCCGAATTACCCGTCTCCGTCTCCGCAGCCATGTCTGAAACTTTTGGTGGCTCTGACGTAGTAGGTTGAGGAACTTCTTTTTCATAATACTCTGTGCACGTCCATCGGCCTTTGCGAAACGGCTCAGAATTAGTGTCAAGTTTGACCACTCTGAAGCGAGAGCTGGTGTGAGTTTGGCTGTGATGGCTTTGACTGGCGGGGGCTGCAGCAGCTAACCCAGATCCTCCACCAGTGACATTAGTGTTGTCAAAACCCGTAGTGTGGGCAACAGACACATGAGAAGTGTTTACACTGCCTTGCGTGTGGTGATCAGAAGCGGTCTCACCAACATTAGGAGCTAGTTTAGCAGCATCTGGTCTGTGGTATTGAACTGGAACTGTTCTGGAGGCCATAGCTGGGCTGGAGGTAGCCAAAGGTGCAACAGGAAGTGCTTGGAGTGACAGTTCACCTCTTCCCAGACTCTCAGACTGGTGGTGGTATGCATGGCTCTGTTGCGGCTGAGGATAAGGATGTTGGTGCACCGACCCATTGATCATCGGATGAGGCTTTAAAGGATCATTGGGCGACACCACTCCAGGAGAGTCGACCCCTTGGAGACTGTTTAGTGTCTCCTCAGATGAGCTTCTCTCCAGCACTCCTGTATCAGTGGGTTTAGACGCAGAAACATCCAGCATGTCTGAAGAAAGCTCTTCAGTGTGAGACTCATCCATGTCATCATAGCTCTCCGTGTCATCTGCTAAACTGTTATTGCCACTTATCTGAGCTGAGGTGACACTGGTGATTTGGAAACCGCTTTTCTTCTTCGCCTGAGCAGCAGCTGGTTGGGACTGGGGCTGCTGGTGGGGTCCTGGTGAGGAGGATTCAGCCTGCATTTGGCTGTCGTCCCCCGGGTTGACTCCACTGCTGCCCCTCCGGTAGTTAAAGGCCGCTTTCCGACTCCCAGTGGGGTCACCAGTGAAGTCCTGGTGATGCATCCTCTTCACCACGAAGGAAACCTTCAAAGGCGAGTATCTGATGGCTGCTAGCTAACACAGATGCTAGCTCAGATCAGCTGCAGTACCGTGATACTAAAGAAGAGCCGTAAGTGAGAAGTCATATGATTTGTCCTttggagaaaaaagaaagaaaaaaaaaaggctaaacgTCCCCAGCAGGAGATTGGCCTTTATAAAGAGACCTAACAGTGGCGCACTTCTTCTCATAAACCAAACTCCATCTTTAGAGGCATGGAAACTTCTCCaatcatgtaaataaaacagttaCAAACCAAGCTAGCTGCTAGTTAGCTCGAAGCTGTGCTGcaagtagcagcagttagctacGTTAGCCAACTACTTTGAGCACCTTTATACACCAAAAGTGTATCACAgcattcaaaaaaacaaaaacaagcccCTAATAACTCAGGAGGTGGTTGCTTTGCTGGACGGTGGATGTCGAGCTCTTTCCCGGACCCTCCGTCCCCTACCGCCGTAACACACCGAGTCCACTTCACGACAATAAGTGTCCGTTTTCAACAGATCACTCACTGTACATAAAATCCTTTTATGTAGTGACAACAGTTCCAGGTAAAATCCATCCGGGTTTATTTTGTCACGGCCGTGTTTGCTGTCTCATTGCcggtgagcagcagcagcagctaacGGGCTGTCAGTCTGGAAGGTTGATTACAAACATggacactgcgcatgcgcgtaCCTGCCATTTCTGCAGAATGGTGTAACGTTCACGGACCCTCAGCTGGAAAAGATTGCACAGCGGTCAAGGAATTATTATCGCAATTACACTCAATTAATCTGACACACACTACGTTTTGGATTCTTCTGaccactttcatttattttattggaaaTTTAAAACATGTCAATGTCTTAGCTCTAACCATAAAACATAATAGCAGGACCGTTGGAAACCAGGCTTTGATATTAACGATAGACTTGAAAGCATTATGAGTCTCTGGGACGTATATTACAGCACAGTCCttggaaattaaaaaagggCTTAAACAGCAAAAATCAGTCAGTGGTGTCAAACATATAGCCCAAAAACTatctaaaatgcaaaatataaagttcTAATTCTGTGACATAACGTAAACACGGGTTTCTTGGTGGACTGTGATTTATAAAAGGGGAAGGGTGTGTGCACGGAATTATAAATCAGAATACATATTTTTTGGTGCAGTACGTACACTTTGAATATGGATCCTATgcaatgttttataaatgaggcacCTGAATGCTAAACCTGTAACAACATGACTGATTTGCAGTTGTTTCACTGGAGAATACACTGAAGACAAGTTAATTCCTGTCCAAAGACCTCAAGCCTGTTTAGAAATATGTCACCTGTACCACAGAGTCCGCTCTGGGAAAGTTTCAGTTAATTCTGAAACTGAAATTTATTCATTCTCCTGAGAAAATTCTGTGAAAAGAAGTGGAAAAACATGAGGTAAGAGAAATTTCCAATCAATCAGAATGCATTCAGAAGTAAGTCAGCCCCAGTCCTCTTTAGCCAGCAGAAACTGAACTCCCAGTACATGTTCATTTTTCCAGTTCTAGGGCGTCGTGGCCACACTCACTGATACTGGTGTCAGTTTGTCGACATCGTCTGTGTGGaaagccaaaaacaacaaagaaaaatgttCAAGTTCAgctaaacatacacacacacaccaagatGTTAGGATgcaaatgtttttgaaataatttttgacTTTATCACTTTAAGATGCATTCTTtttgtatgaaaagcacttttataaataaatattgattgaCTGATTagtctatttttgtgttttcctatttatttatttatgttttattgatttttttaacttaaaaataaatacatgaataaaataacTATCTTTACCTTCCTATTTGTATGCTTGTGCATACCGGTACTAACCATATCAACAGAAACCTGTTGTGTTATGCATTGTCACAGGGAAGAagacaaaacttaaaaaaaaaaaaaaaatcataaatttcaatctttttttgaTGAGTATCACTTAAAGCACTGCACCCAAGTGGCTGACTTATCAGTGGTGTGTGTAGTGTTAATGAAAGATAAAAAGGCAAAGTgaagttttacatttttacagatTCAATCGACAAACAAAAAggtataaatctcaatataaactataaaatatttAGAGTTTTCTAGGCATGCCAGTTACATGAGCTCTAGCTCCAGATTCCTTTTCTAAATTTCCTGGATGACTTCGGACTCTCATGTGTATTTAATATTCTACTTCATATTATGGCTACTTGGTTTCAGACTTTTACCTGTGGGATGACACGTGCCTCTAACAGGTAGACCCTGGTATCAAACCAGGAACTAAGGACCACCTTGCACTCAAATGTGCCCAACGTATTTGCCTGGAACCGCAAAGGGACGTCGACTGAGCCACAGTCGATTTGagaaaagaagcaaaacaaatGGTGATTACACAGGATCCACAAAGGAACATAAAAACAAGATGAACTTCTTGAATCAGAAACATTCACTTCACCTGCAGAACTCTCCGTTAGTGCGTGAGCGTTGTTTTGTATTGGGATTGTGACCGTGCTGGGCAAGGTGAAATATTGTGGCAAAGACACTTCGACATCGTATTCCACCTTTTTAAACGCAACACCTTCCAAAAGCTGGATCACACAGGagacaaaacaacacatttacaacaatAGAAGCCATCAAGTTAAAGGGAAAGCAATCATGTCTGCTGAACTAAGAGGGATTTCTCCAGCATTTGTGCTGCATAAACATAGACACTCATCTCCACACAATGTGTGTACCATTTGTCTGCGGAGCTTCTGCCAGGCTGTTGTCGCTCTAACGCTGCTGCTATGCAAAGTGCGCGTCAGCATGCGTCGGCCGTGTTCCTCTGCACTCATGCGCTGCTGACCCCACACAGCGAGAGCTTCCTCCCACTGCAGATTGACGCCGGGCACTCTAAAGACTTCTTCACAAACCTGTCCCAGTTGGCACTGTAGACATATGGCTCTGTCTGTTGGTGCACAATCACAACAAATATAATAGATGAACATCACTACTCTGTCTactttcaacaacaacaaaataaaccatTGACGAGCACTCATTAACAACAATACATCCAAGCgatacagaacaaaaaaaaaccaaaatggcCAACACTAATGTCAGATGTTAGCTAATAAactgaaataattcaaattattgTTTTAGCAAGGCTCCTTTGTCTATTTCAATTCAATCTTCCAGTCCTAACTTTTTTGACAAGGTGCAACATTAATATTATTCAATATATCAAAGAGCAGATATATTTCCGTATGCATGCGGGTCTATTTGACATCTATGTGACAAATGGGAGTCAGAAATAAATCCTTAAATTACTTATGATACTTGTTTACTTTATTTGCAACATTTGtaattattcaaattaaaagcacaCAGGTGATTAATATTTATCtaatgtggtagttttttagagGCAGCTcagaatatttttctgtcatgtgaAAGATTATAGTACTTGGTTTTAAAATATAACACTGCAGGAATTTCAAAGTAATAGGAAACTATTAAAAGctgttaaaatgtaattatgagGCATTAATGAAAAGACGATCTTTTCATTGAAGTCCTGAAGTACTGAAGTCCTACTTTAAAGTACGCAGTCACATTCTCACTTATTTAGAACATTGATATGGTAGAAGTCCTACTTGAGTTCTTGGCAGGGAACTCGATAGTGCTCGGGTTTGCACTGAGAGGAGATGGAAGAGGCAGCTCTGACGTGGCTTTAATCATATACACCATATCTCCCACCTAAACAGACACACAATGATTGAGAAATATGTCATATTCAAGATATAATTGTATTAGCAATGTTTAATTCTTCCCGATACAAACAAGTTAATACATATGGCTTGAAAGGTACATACATAAGTCCATTACAATATTAacaatactgtatgtttttgttacacacacattaattcACTCACAGCTACTGTATCTACCTGAGGGCAAACCAGCAGCACAGAGCAGTATTTGGTTCCTGGATAGAATGGCATGTAGTTGATTCCAAGAGTGTCTGCTTGACCAGGCCCGAGACAAACAGTCCTCAGTTTACTCAGGAACTCACAGTCCTCTTTGTCTATAGTTACAAGACAAATGTAGTTTAACAATATTGAACATTAGCTACTCATGTTGACTTAGTGTGGAAGCTGCTTCCCACCTGGTAACTCACCTGCACAGATATTATCTGAAGGGATTATCTCTGTTCTGAAAAGGAAACAGAAGTAAACAAGTCTATGAAACTACATTTCTGGTAATATGCTCTGTCAATCATGACTCTGCGTTCATCGTACACTACTGAACAAATATTAGTATGTTTTCTGctttcaaaacaacaaactgccaaaaaaaaaaactgcaactgTAGCTGGAGACAATACGTTTTTatcagattttaaaatgtatgccTCGTAGATTAATAAATTAAGGATCATTTGATGTAAAAGGTTTGTCActcaaaagtttattttgagctccactgtaaacactcgaTTTTGcccaatgcattgtgggatgtggagttctgtAGATGCATTACATTCTTActgggatttcttgtgtttgccaccaaaaactctgccaaagtgacttccaaacacatttctgtttttttacagGCTGAAagttgttgcaaaaaaaaaaaaaaaaaaaaaaaaaaggtggatgTTTAATTTGACAGAAAGATCTGAATCCGGCCAAAACTGAATTTCTGGTGAGGTGATATTACAGGCAATATTAGCCATTCCAATCactgtctggcaaagaaacaagaaatcactgtaagaatgaatggagtaaaaacacttctatgcatccctCACAGGActccacctcccacaatgcaattttCTATAAATGTCCATAAATACATGTTTACAATGGAGATCAAAAGACATTTTTGagaattttaaccttttacatttttttttccgagcatataatctttgattttaaaaaaaactaaacattaacATTGTAAGTTTGTAGTCGAAGAGCATGTTTTGCATGCAGAATAACAACATGTAGGTCTTACTTGGCCTGTTGGACAATGCTATCAGGCTCCAGTGGGTTGGATGTAGACTCCACCAGTACCACCCTaaagtcaaacacacacacataaacacattaGAGAATACTGCATTCCTTCCTTTTAGTGAAAAtctacattatttaataaaaaaaataaatgtttgcctTCGGACTGTTGGCCAGGACAATTTATCGGTCATTTGTGGAACcattagaataaaaacaaaacaatgcaaatcaTTTCAGTTTCCCACCTGAAAGTAGCCTCTTCATTAAAGGTGTTACTTATTGGAAGCTGAATCGTTTGTAGTTGGTAGCACGGGGATTTGCACTTCAAGGTTTtctgaacaaaaacaagaaaaaaaaaaaaaaataaacactgagGCTGAGATTCTGGCTTTTACAAACTTTACACAGCTGAAGTCAAACTTTGCATATTATTTTGAGGTGGATTGTGAGTTCAGCCCCTCAGTGTATTACACTTACTGTGGGTTTGATATGATTCACATCTGTTTTCAAATTGAAGGCGAGTGTGGCACAGCGGTGGACAAAAGCAAGGCTGGAGATGAGCAAAAGAGTCGCTTCCTTGGGCTGCAGGAAGGAGCAGCGGAAGTTAACTGTGACTTCTGACGTTGATCTGTAAAAACAAAGCACTAGTTTCTAATTGATCTTTGAAAAGATTCAATAAGTCTAACATTATGGCCCTGTACAAGTGTGTTGGATTGCAAGAATAGTGAATAGAAAGATATAGTGAGTATTAAGTAGCTAGTTAGCGTAGCATAAATTTGGAGGTTTGTTAGTATAGACTGTGCATGTAATAACTGCTCTAAAAGCCCCGTCCATgatcaaggattttttttttttaatttccagctGAGACGGAGTCAGCCAAAACCTTtgaaatcaatgtaaataaatgacattCTGTTGGCTTTGGTTTGATCAACTTTTTGATGTTTATAATATCAGAGTGTGCTGTGCATACTTGGGAGTGATCTTGACTGTAGCTCCATCAGGGAGGGAGAAAAGATGAGCGTCCACGCCGAAAATCAACGCATGGTACCCGACGGGCTTGGAGGACGGGTTTTTTAGACGCACCTGTAAGTTCAGACAGAAATGTTCGATCCTTTCTTTTCAGTGTGTTTTCTCTTTGAAATTTACCTGTGTGATCTAAGTATTGCTGAATGTGTCCTACCTTCTTGCTGAGAGTGCTGTGGAGGCCTCCTGATAGGCTAATGCTGTCTATGGGCAGATACTGGGGCAGCCTCTCATATAGATGTGCACAGAGGATTAGGATTTGCACTGGATTGGGGTCCGACAGGTCTGTGGGCTAATCACGACACACACAATCAGCAATGGAGATACAACGAGGTTGGTTTTAGTGACCACAATAAAGCAGTGACATTAAATATATCAGTTTAATTTTATCttacttaatttgaattaaatcaCCCATTGAACATATCATGGCAATGtctggtgatggtgatgaagtaCCATAAACTAATCCCTGTTATTCATCAGTCTGTGAGACACCACAGATCATCTTCCACTGTATTTACCTGGATATTAATGTTGAGACCAAGAGCAGTTAAGGCCTGAGTCACAATGATGTTATTGTGTAGGATTTTCTCCAGAGAGCTGGCTGTGGTGTACATCCTCTGGAAGTGGCTTTCAATCTAATGCAGAATGTGACACATTAGACAGCATTTAAAGACAAGAACAAAGCCTTAGTAATAATATATGTTACAGTCCATTATATCCACACAACAGGGCTTTGTAAAACAAAACTCTGATTCAGAACTAAATGTATCATCATCACATCAATATATTACTGCAACTAAGGATGGTCTtaagcagtgttttttaaccttggggttgtgagtCCATGTTGGGTCGCcttgaaataaaatggggtcgcgTGCCATGtctagtaatttaaaaaaaaaaattacaatttattttttaattgaaaaaaaaaaaacattctttttcaaattaacatcacacacaaaatcaaactACCGCATTCTCTAGGGACATCCTGCGTGACGTCACGCCATTTGGACGATCTACAAGTATTCGATATCACACCGGACCAATGGTGTGCTGTTGAATGCAATCATATTCGTGATCCTACTAAAGGAACATCTTTATACCGTAtcccaaaagaaacaaaacggaGAAGCAAGTGGCTGGTGGAAATAAACAGGCAAAACCCTGATGGTGGTGTTTGGCGTCGAACTCAACACACACGGCTTTACAGTCTTAATTTTGGATCAGGTCATTGGTCCCCTCGAAGGCTAAAGGAATGATTTCTCTGTGAGTTCGGGATTTAATGTTATAAATTCACTGTTACCATAGAAATCCGCAATGTTTGCGTGCAGTATCAAAAATTCAACATAGCGTTAGCCGGACACATCAGGCTCccaattttaccatttttttattttttttattatttaaacataaaatcaaTTGTTAATCAAACGTTTAGCTGTCACCCTTTATGATAAAAAGATTGTGCATTTTGTCACAGTTCTAACGGTGTATGGTTGACtacttttccttttaattttttttgtagcaGTGAAAAAAAACCCTACCAACATTAGCTAGAAACAGAATAAAAAGCAGAGAAGAGAGACGTGGAACAGATCAGTTAGCTACAGAGTCACTACCTGTAAGTCAGtttatgttttggtcattgatatttctgttcagaaaaggaaattgaaaaacaaaatacgaGTGGTTATTtgaattccatttttcaaattcaaggcaTATTTCTTCATCAGGGTAAAAAAGGgatgaacaaacaaaaaattttgATTCTAAAACCAAAAG
This is a stretch of genomic DNA from Gouania willdenowi chromosome 2, fGouWil2.1, whole genome shotgun sequence. It encodes these proteins:
- the zgc:65895 gene encoding TSC22 domain family protein 1 isoform X1, which codes for MHHQDFTGDPTGSRKAAFNYRRGSSGVNPGDDSQMQAESSSPGPHQQPQSQPAAAQAKKKSGFQITSVTSAQISGNNSLADDTESYDDMDESHTEELSSDMLDVSASKPTDTGVLERSSSEETLNSLQGVDSPGVVSPNDPLKPHPMINGSVHQHPYPQPQQSHAYHHQSESLGRGELSLQALPVAPLATSSPAMASRTVPVQYHRPDAAKLAPNVGETASDHHTQGSVNTSHVSVAHTTGFDNTNVTGGGSGLAAAAPASQSHHSQTHTSSRFRVVKLDTNSEPFRKGRWTCTEYYEKEVPQPTTSEPPKVSDMAAETETGNSGILAAIPHTLHPYPTPSQDFPSSQSMQSPPQGRTIITPLTYVPPQEVGGGISTQKPVVPVAVQAGVPQVTAQVAEGQQPQMSQQLPYAMDPHHPAPHFHAGSIPRQPDFIQPTAPFQTQVQPPMPQVQMGISMSAPQPISISHQLPHQGHFASSALSTFIAGQSQTQIHPPSTAVSIQGSPYMPLTALQADLQPILTPGAPLARVAGGGTTFKTSHLEDAQKLLLHHQGFLGLPKLGTNTPAGVGSANASGAAGSLAQMGMSAEASALMVAAAAAAAAGLRTQPAEGEEDSSTGASVVAIDNKIEQAMDLVKSHLMYAVREEVEVLKEQINELIERNSQLEQENNLLKNLASPEQMAQFQAQVQTSGSPTGTGQPSVPVGSTQVLSSAQNSGSSA